A single genomic interval of Halorubrum aethiopicum harbors:
- a CDS encoding SOS response-associated peptidase yields the protein MCGRYTLFTPASELESRFGVAFGDGFEPSYNCAPGEDLPVVTAEDPDGATRMTWGLTPSWADESFDLINARAETVREKRSFADAYESRRCLVPADGFYEWVDEGGEAGTRPYRVAFEDDRPFAMAGLYERWTPPKPETTQTGLGAFGGGADADGEGRDEDDRVRETFTIVTTEPNDLVADLHHRMAVILAPDEEERWLRGDPEDAAALMDPFPAAEMEAYPVSTRVNAAGTDGPELIEPVGTD from the coding sequence ATGTGTGGCCGCTACACCCTGTTCACGCCCGCGTCGGAGCTCGAGTCCCGCTTCGGCGTGGCGTTCGGGGACGGCTTCGAGCCCAGCTACAACTGCGCGCCCGGCGAGGACCTCCCGGTCGTGACGGCCGAGGATCCGGACGGGGCCACCCGCATGACGTGGGGACTGACGCCGTCGTGGGCCGACGAGTCGTTCGACCTGATCAACGCCCGAGCGGAGACGGTTCGGGAGAAACGGAGCTTCGCGGACGCCTACGAGTCCCGCCGGTGTCTCGTTCCCGCGGACGGGTTCTACGAGTGGGTCGACGAGGGCGGCGAGGCCGGAACGCGGCCGTACCGCGTCGCCTTCGAGGACGACCGACCGTTCGCGATGGCCGGGCTGTACGAGCGGTGGACGCCGCCGAAGCCGGAGACGACACAGACCGGGCTCGGCGCGTTCGGCGGCGGGGCGGACGCGGACGGCGAGGGGCGTGACGAGGACGACCGCGTCCGCGAGACGTTCACGATCGTGACGACCGAGCCGAACGACCTGGTCGCCGACCTCCACCACCGAATGGCGGTGATCCTCGCGCCGGACGAGGAGGAGCGCTGGCTCCGCGGCGACCCCGAGGACGCGGCGGCGCTCATGGATCCCTTCCCGGCCGCTGAGATGGAGGCGTATCCGGTCTCGACGCGGGTGAACGCGGCCGGAACCGACGGCCCGGAGCTGATCGAACCGGTCGGCACCGACTGA